A genomic segment from Streptomyces sp. NBC_00237 encodes:
- a CDS encoding cytochrome P450, producing MPGDTALSLLDGFRPEWAADPYPLYRRIRSERGPVHWDDMMRSWVVLDHATITRLGKDRRLSGARIRDFHQQLPPAAQAEMEPLARPLSDMMLFNEPPRHTRLRGLIKPGLTPRFVQSMRPAVQRLADELLARAAEEGGGTLDVVKDYAEPLTRGLITDLSGVPADAAHLLENWQSLLHELFSQSDREFGRLEALREAFDRVAEQRRAGTAVDRFSEVIADRVATGDFTDDEVFANFLLLIDAGQATTTHLIANAVLALIDHPEQAKRLREEPELSANAAHEFLRYDSSVQFTTRIALEDFETDGHRIGQGQSVTLVLGAGNRDPLRYADPDALDVTRKANDHLSFGHGIHYCLGAALSLVEVDIAVSTLLRRTDELRLTAPRLQRLDSINFRFLQSLPIELHPSG from the coding sequence TTGCCCGGCGACACAGCCCTGAGCCTGCTGGACGGCTTCCGTCCCGAGTGGGCGGCCGACCCCTACCCCCTGTACCGACGCATCCGGAGCGAGCGCGGGCCCGTCCACTGGGACGACATGATGCGCAGCTGGGTGGTCCTGGACCACGCCACGATCACTCGGCTCGGCAAGGACCGCCGACTGTCCGGCGCCCGCATACGCGACTTCCACCAGCAGCTCCCGCCGGCCGCACAGGCCGAGATGGAGCCGCTGGCCCGTCCCCTCTCGGACATGATGCTGTTCAACGAGCCGCCGCGGCACACCCGGCTGCGCGGCCTGATCAAGCCGGGTCTCACCCCGAGGTTCGTCCAGTCCATGCGCCCGGCGGTGCAGCGACTGGCCGACGAGCTGCTCGCCAGGGCGGCCGAGGAGGGCGGCGGCACGCTCGACGTCGTCAAGGACTACGCGGAGCCGCTGACCCGGGGTCTGATCACGGACCTCTCCGGGGTCCCGGCGGACGCCGCCCACCTGCTGGAGAACTGGCAGAGCCTGCTGCACGAGCTGTTCAGCCAGTCTGACCGGGAGTTCGGTCGGCTGGAGGCCCTGCGCGAGGCGTTCGACCGCGTCGCCGAACAGCGCCGGGCGGGCACCGCCGTCGACCGGTTCAGCGAGGTGATCGCCGACCGGGTCGCGACGGGCGACTTCACCGACGACGAGGTGTTCGCCAACTTCCTGCTGCTCATCGACGCCGGACAGGCCACCACCACGCACCTGATCGCCAACGCGGTCCTCGCGCTGATCGACCATCCCGAGCAGGCGAAGCGGCTGCGCGAGGAGCCGGAGCTGTCGGCCAACGCCGCGCACGAGTTCCTGCGGTACGACAGCTCGGTCCAGTTCACCACCCGCATCGCGCTGGAGGACTTCGAGACCGACGGGCACCGGATCGGCCAGGGGCAGTCGGTCACCCTGGTGCTCGGAGCCGGCAACCGCGACCCGCTGCGCTACGCGGACCCGGACGCCCTCGACGTGACGCGCAAGGCCAACGACCACCTCTCCTTCGGGCACGGCATCCACTACTGCCTCGGCGCCGCGCTGTCCCTCGTCGAAGTGGACATCGCCGTCTCCACCCTGCTGCGCAGGACCGACGAACTGCGGCTGACGGCCCCCCGGCTCCAGCGGTTGGACAGCATCAACTTCCGCTTCCTGCAGAGCCTGCCGATCGAGCTGCACCCGAGCGGCTGA
- a CDS encoding TauD/TfdA family dioxygenase — translation MTPMTPMTAARLPHSAPPPSSEVVLDAPARSQLEALAHTLLTVADGRIDTPQWVGAVRHAWADAPASLRRALTEYRRDSGTSGALLLRGLPIDPGTVPDTPTVPGSVQRTATLPAAVLMLVAHGLGDPVSYRPEKSGALVQDVVPVPGLEDFQGNAGSTRLTFHVENAFHEHRPDHVLLLCLRADHEREAELRLCSSRQVLPRLGESSLAVLRGPHFETSPPPSFATDGDRRPHAVLAHGDEDPVLRIDEAATRPLDARAATALAELSDLFQESYRAVRLAPGDLAVVDNRVTVHGRSAFVPRYDGRDRWLQRTFVAADLRRSRSHRPGDGQVLTR, via the coding sequence ATGACCCCGATGACCCCGATGACCGCTGCCCGACTGCCCCACAGCGCCCCACCCCCGAGCAGCGAAGTGGTGCTGGACGCGCCCGCCCGCTCCCAGCTCGAAGCGCTAGCGCACACCCTGCTGACCGTGGCCGACGGCCGGATCGACACGCCGCAGTGGGTCGGCGCCGTACGGCACGCCTGGGCCGACGCACCGGCCTCGCTGCGGCGTGCCCTCACCGAGTACCGACGTGACTCCGGCACTTCGGGCGCGCTGCTGCTGCGCGGCCTGCCGATCGACCCCGGCACCGTGCCGGACACCCCGACCGTGCCGGGCTCGGTCCAGCGCACCGCCACCCTGCCCGCGGCCGTGCTGATGCTCGTCGCGCACGGGCTCGGCGATCCCGTCTCCTACCGCCCGGAGAAGTCCGGCGCGCTCGTGCAGGACGTGGTGCCGGTGCCCGGCCTGGAGGACTTCCAGGGCAACGCGGGATCGACCCGGCTGACCTTCCACGTGGAGAACGCCTTCCACGAGCACCGCCCCGACCACGTCCTGCTGCTGTGCCTGCGGGCGGACCACGAGCGAGAGGCCGAACTGCGTCTGTGCTCCTCCCGGCAGGTGCTGCCCCGCCTCGGCGAGTCGTCCCTGGCCGTGCTGCGCGGCCCCCACTTCGAGACCTCGCCGCCTCCGTCCTTCGCGACGGACGGGGACCGGCGGCCGCACGCGGTGCTCGCGCACGGCGACGAGGACCCGGTGCTGCGGATAGACGAAGCCGCGACGAGGCCGCTGGACGCGCGGGCGGCGACGGCCCTGGCCGAACTGTCGGACCTGTTCCAGGAGTCGTACCGCGCGGTGCGGCTCGCGCCGGGCGACCTGGCCGTCGTCGACAACCGGGTGACGGTCCACGGGCGGTCCGCGTTCGTACCGCGCTACGACGGCCGCGACCGCTGGCTGCAACGCACCTTCGTCGCCGCCGACCTGCGCCGCTCGCGCAGCCACCGGCCGGGGGACGGACAGGTCCTGACCCGCTGA
- a CDS encoding flavin reductase family protein: MPTSMTEADSDAQLFRRVAGRFTTGITVVTTRMDSGPFGMTANSFTTVSLEPRLVLVCVGERARIREHLLASGTFAVTVLGAGQQATARRFADPARPGGAADFADDPWAPGPATGNPVLLDGSGWFDCAVRDVHPAGDHSIVVGEVLALSLLPAEQPLLFAGGEFLTANRPTLEASA; the protein is encoded by the coding sequence TTGCCCACGTCGATGACCGAAGCCGACAGCGACGCCCAGCTCTTCCGGCGCGTGGCCGGACGCTTCACCACGGGCATCACCGTGGTGACCACCCGGATGGACAGCGGCCCGTTCGGGATGACCGCCAACTCCTTCACCACCGTGTCCCTCGAACCGAGGCTGGTCCTGGTCTGCGTCGGCGAGCGGGCCCGCATCCGTGAACACCTGCTCGCCTCGGGCACCTTCGCGGTGACCGTCCTCGGCGCGGGCCAGCAAGCCACCGCCCGCCGGTTCGCCGACCCGGCCCGGCCCGGCGGCGCCGCCGACTTCGCCGACGACCCCTGGGCACCGGGCCCGGCCACCGGCAACCCGGTCCTCCTCGACGGATCCGGCTGGTTCGACTGCGCCGTGCGCGACGTCCACCCGGCCGGGGACCACTCGATCGTCGTGGGCGAGGTCCTGGCCCTCAGCCTGCTCCCGGCCGAGCAACCGCTGCTCTTCGCGGGCGGCGAGTTCCTGACCGCCAACCGCCCCACGCTGGAGGCTTCCGCATGA
- a CDS encoding EF-hand domain-containing protein: MSDKARSLFEALDLNGDGLLTREEVIVALRTRGPSLAAAGVIPSWGVQDADASSALFDAADQDGDAALTFEEFTAVVDRRFGWS, from the coding sequence ATGAGTGACAAGGCCCGCAGCCTCTTCGAGGCCCTCGATCTGAACGGCGACGGGCTGCTGACCCGTGAAGAGGTGATCGTTGCCCTGCGGACGAGGGGACCGTCGCTGGCCGCAGCAGGTGTCATCCCGTCCTGGGGGGTGCAGGACGCCGACGCGTCCTCCGCTCTGTTCGATGCCGCCGACCAGGACGGCGACGCAGCACTCACCTTCGAGGAGTTCACCGCAGTCGTGGACCGCCGGTTCGGCTGGAGCTGA
- a CDS encoding Glu/Leu/Phe/Val dehydrogenase dimerization domain-containing protein, which translates to MNRTLSPPAPADPPRPLLSTTLRMEPDDARAWVVVDRTVDGLAMGGTRMTTTVTERELAHLARAMTHKLALVGLPIGGAKAGIAPAPGVPVQRPEVMRAFGRAAAPLLHGGIYLGCDQGTTYADRRTAFEAAGYDVAHRPGATRLTVGWDELWTHMADITGFGVAVAVLGALRAAGTRTPQRIAIQGYGTVGRAVARHLSDHGHRVVAVADVRGTIEDQNGLPVTELTALTSSDGTIDRTRLPATARVHRSAQAWLHVDADVLVLAASAAAVREDTVSQVRAGTVVEGGNMSCTEPARRLLRESGHTVLPDVVVNVGGAAATGCVLAGLAPSDLPLPRLSAWLRAWISARITRNCELVQELHTSGSTEPVAQLLTAKGLHQNPAP; encoded by the coding sequence GTGAACAGGACACTCTCCCCACCGGCCCCGGCCGACCCGCCCCGGCCCCTGCTCTCCACCACCCTGCGCATGGAGCCGGACGACGCCCGGGCATGGGTCGTCGTCGACCGCACGGTCGACGGGCTGGCCATGGGCGGGACCAGGATGACCACGACGGTGACCGAGCGGGAACTGGCCCACCTCGCCAGGGCCATGACCCACAAACTGGCGTTGGTCGGCCTGCCCATCGGGGGTGCCAAGGCCGGTATAGCGCCCGCGCCCGGAGTGCCCGTCCAACGGCCCGAGGTCATGCGGGCGTTCGGCCGCGCGGCAGCCCCCCTCCTGCACGGCGGCATCTACCTCGGATGCGACCAGGGCACCACCTATGCGGACCGCCGGACAGCGTTCGAAGCCGCCGGGTACGACGTCGCCCACCGGCCCGGCGCGACCCGGCTCACCGTCGGCTGGGACGAACTGTGGACCCACATGGCCGACATCACCGGGTTCGGCGTGGCCGTCGCGGTGCTCGGAGCCCTGCGCGCCGCCGGTACGCGGACCCCGCAGCGCATCGCGATCCAGGGATACGGCACGGTCGGCCGCGCGGTGGCCCGCCACCTGTCCGACCACGGGCACCGGGTGGTGGCCGTGGCCGACGTACGGGGCACGATCGAGGACCAGAACGGGCTGCCCGTCACCGAACTCACCGCGCTCACCAGCAGCGACGGCACCATCGACCGCACACGGCTGCCCGCGACGGCCCGGGTGCACAGGTCCGCGCAGGCATGGCTGCACGTCGACGCCGACGTCCTCGTACTCGCGGCATCCGCGGCGGCGGTCCGCGAGGACACCGTGTCCCAGGTCCGGGCCGGGACGGTGGTCGAGGGCGGGAACATGAGCTGTACGGAACCGGCCCGTCGGCTGCTGCGCGAGTCCGGCCACACCGTCCTGCCGGACGTGGTCGTGAACGTGGGCGGCGCGGCGGCAACCGGCTGCGTCCTCGCCGGACTCGCCCCGTCCGACCTGCCCCTGCCACGACTGTCCGCATGGCTGCGCGCCTGGATCTCCGCCAGGATCACCAGGAACTGCGAGCTCGTCCAGGAACTGCACACCTCGGGCAGCACGGAACCGGTCGCACAACTGCTCACCGCGAAAGGGCTGCACCAAAACCCCGCCCCATAA
- a CDS encoding MbtH family NRPS accessory protein — protein MSNTAAEQWKVVVNDEEQYSIWNADRDTPAGWHEVGVQGAKDECLAHIESVWTDMRPRSLRLRTAAESDAQ, from the coding sequence ATGAGCAACACAGCAGCAGAGCAGTGGAAGGTCGTCGTCAACGACGAGGAGCAGTACTCGATCTGGAACGCCGACCGCGACACTCCGGCAGGCTGGCACGAGGTCGGCGTGCAGGGCGCGAAGGACGAGTGCCTCGCACACATCGAGAGCGTATGGACCGACATGCGCCCGCGGAGCCTCCGACTGCGTACCGCTGCCGAATCCGATGCCCAGTGA
- a CDS encoding indole-3-glycerol-phosphate synthase, which translates to MTAAFTEALLGARRPVIMELKRQDAAGRDLFGGRSVEDVVTAYEDAGAPCLSVVTGRWFGGTRALLHQVARSTELPLLQKDFITHRSQVEQSREDGASAVLLTAALLPKSTLGSLIEHAVQLGLTPFVEVTTEAETLRVPRARDCVIAVNNKDITTRERGPAHLGRSTDLLPSLRRTGTPCPVSASGIEHPDGAARLLREGFAGVLVGTGLLRAESLSRWIDDFDREHQDLPRPLERPQKSQ; encoded by the coding sequence ATGACGGCCGCCTTCACCGAGGCGCTGCTGGGTGCCCGCCGACCGGTGATCATGGAGCTCAAACGGCAGGACGCAGCGGGCCGCGACCTCTTCGGCGGCCGGTCCGTCGAGGACGTGGTCACCGCCTACGAGGACGCAGGCGCACCCTGCCTCTCCGTGGTGACCGGCCGCTGGTTCGGCGGCACCCGAGCCCTGCTGCACCAGGTCGCACGGTCCACCGAACTCCCGCTGCTCCAGAAGGACTTCATCACCCACCGAAGCCAGGTGGAGCAGTCCAGGGAAGACGGTGCGTCCGCCGTCCTGCTCACCGCCGCGCTCCTGCCGAAATCCACCCTCGGCAGCCTCATCGAGCACGCCGTGCAGCTCGGCCTGACCCCTTTCGTCGAGGTGACGACGGAGGCGGAGACGCTCCGTGTGCCGAGGGCGCGGGACTGTGTGATCGCGGTCAACAACAAGGACATCACGACCCGCGAACGCGGCCCGGCGCATCTCGGACGGAGCACGGATCTCCTGCCGTCGCTGCGGCGCACCGGCACCCCGTGCCCGGTCAGCGCCAGCGGCATCGAGCACCCGGACGGCGCGGCCCGGCTGCTGCGGGAGGGCTTCGCCGGAGTGCTCGTCGGCACGGGGCTCCTGCGCGCCGAAAGCCTCTCCCGCTGGATCGACGACTTCGACCGCGAACACCAAGATCTGCCCCGACCACTCGAACGACCGCAAAAATCCCAATGA
- a CDS encoding N-(5'-phosphoribosyl)anthranilate isomerase: MLVKICGATSLGDIELLASAGADLVGLWHGVPGGRADLPPQELAALAEAAHRTQRLRPVLVTFLNDTEALRTALTATRVDWIQLHGYQTPGTVRALKRAGDRTVIKVVHVAHRGAQRAGACPELPLIPSYERAGTDLFLVDATAEDGRIGSTGHQVDGCAVLEVVERMSRPFLLAGGISADSRPDYRAVLEHPLFRGIDVDTAARDPDSGRLRAERVTALVRGWRAGAESSGAES, translated from the coding sequence ATGCTGGTCAAGATCTGCGGCGCCACCTCCCTCGGGGACATCGAGCTGCTCGCCTCGGCGGGAGCCGACCTCGTCGGCCTGTGGCACGGCGTTCCCGGTGGCCGCGCGGACCTGCCTCCGCAGGAACTGGCGGCACTGGCCGAGGCCGCACACCGCACCCAACGCCTCCGTCCCGTCCTCGTCACCTTCCTGAACGACACCGAAGCACTGCGCACCGCCCTGACCGCCACCCGGGTCGACTGGATCCAACTGCACGGCTACCAGACACCCGGCACGGTCCGCGCGCTGAAGAGAGCGGGGGACCGCACCGTGATCAAGGTCGTGCACGTCGCGCACCGCGGCGCACAACGCGCGGGCGCCTGTCCCGAACTGCCCCTGATCCCGTCGTACGAGCGGGCGGGAACGGATCTCTTCCTGGTGGACGCCACGGCCGAGGACGGCCGCATCGGCAGCACGGGACACCAGGTGGACGGCTGCGCCGTGCTGGAGGTCGTGGAGCGGATGTCGCGCCCCTTCCTGCTCGCGGGCGGCATCTCGGCAGACAGCCGACCGGACTACCGGGCCGTGCTGGAGCACCCCCTGTTCCGGGGGATCGACGTGGACACGGCAGCAAGGGACCCCGACAGCGGACGGTTGCGGGCCGAGCGGGTCACGGCGCTGGTCCGGGGCTGGCGAGCGGGCGCCGAGAGCTCGGGGGCGGAGTCATGA
- a CDS encoding acyl-CoA dehydrogenase family protein has protein sequence MIRWDADQEALRQGIGRWHQALSSGHTERDAAGVFPYEQWKLIQESGILGLPFDEQWGGLGQSLLTTMYVLEELGAGCRDGGLNFSVSTHMVSVGVPVQRFGSDALKQRYLPGICSGETIGAHAITETESGSDALAMRTTATREGETFVLRGSKCFVSNGPVADVFVVYARTHPDGGPLGISAFVVERDTPGLSVGAPVSKMGLRTSPLGEVHFDDCRLPASSLIGRVGSGFLVLDHVMKWEILCSFIINTGQMRHRLDRVVAYARTRSQFGKPIGANQSIAHRIVDMRTSLETARRWLYDTAERLTAGENVTMDVATGKLLTSESNIASAQAAVQIFGGQGYLTECGLEKDLRDATAGTIYSGTSEIQRNRIASMLGL, from the coding sequence ATGATCAGATGGGACGCCGACCAGGAAGCCCTGCGCCAGGGCATCGGCCGCTGGCACCAGGCGCTCAGCTCCGGCCACACGGAGCGGGACGCCGCAGGCGTCTTCCCGTACGAGCAGTGGAAGCTGATCCAGGAGTCCGGCATCCTCGGTCTGCCCTTCGACGAACAGTGGGGCGGGCTCGGCCAGTCCCTGCTCACCACCATGTACGTACTGGAGGAACTCGGCGCCGGATGCCGTGACGGCGGACTGAACTTCTCCGTCTCCACCCACATGGTGAGCGTCGGCGTACCCGTCCAGCGCTTCGGATCGGACGCGCTCAAGCAGCGCTATCTGCCCGGAATCTGCTCCGGGGAGACGATCGGGGCGCATGCGATCACCGAGACCGAGAGTGGCTCCGACGCGCTGGCCATGCGGACGACGGCGACGCGCGAAGGTGAGACCTTCGTGCTGCGGGGGAGCAAGTGCTTCGTCAGCAACGGACCGGTGGCCGACGTGTTCGTCGTGTACGCCCGCACCCACCCGGACGGCGGCCCGCTGGGCATCAGCGCCTTCGTCGTGGAACGGGACACCCCGGGGCTCTCGGTCGGAGCTCCCGTCAGCAAGATGGGGCTGCGCACCTCACCACTGGGCGAAGTGCACTTCGACGACTGCCGACTTCCCGCGTCCTCCCTCATCGGGCGCGTCGGCTCCGGGTTCCTCGTCCTGGACCACGTGATGAAGTGGGAGATCCTCTGCTCCTTCATCATCAACACCGGCCAGATGCGCCACCGGCTCGACCGCGTGGTCGCATACGCGCGCACGCGCTCCCAGTTCGGGAAGCCGATCGGTGCGAACCAGTCGATCGCCCACCGGATCGTGGACATGAGGACCAGTCTGGAGACCGCCCGGAGGTGGCTCTACGACACGGCGGAGCGCCTGACGGCCGGCGAGAACGTCACGATGGACGTCGCCACCGGCAAACTGCTCACGAGTGAGAGCAACATCGCCTCCGCGCAGGCCGCGGTGCAGATCTTCGGAGGCCAGGGGTACCTCACCGAGTGCGGACTGGAGAAGGACCTGCGGGACGCGACGGCGGGCACCATCTACTCGGGCACCTCGGAGATCCAGCGCAATCGCATCGCGTCGATGCTGGGGCTGTGA
- a CDS encoding ectoine synthase, with protein MIVRRLDEVAAVDWGNGLSRRFLVEADGMGYSMTDTTVRAGTTSPLEYRRHLEACYCISGTGEVVDADGTSHTIEPGTLYALDQHDAHFLIAGPDEDLRLVCVFTPALHGSERHSLDSSEFSHY; from the coding sequence ATGATTGTCCGACGTCTTGACGAGGTGGCGGCCGTGGACTGGGGCAACGGCCTCAGCCGCAGATTTCTGGTCGAAGCCGATGGCATGGGCTATTCGATGACCGACACCACGGTGCGAGCGGGCACCACGTCCCCGCTGGAGTACCGACGCCACCTGGAGGCGTGCTACTGCATCAGCGGCACGGGCGAGGTGGTCGATGCTGACGGTACGTCACACACGATCGAGCCCGGCACGCTCTACGCACTCGACCAGCACGACGCCCACTTCCTCATCGCGGGACCGGACGAAGACCTCCGACTGGTCTGCGTCTTCACGCCCGCGCTGCACGGAAGCGAGCGGCACAGCCTGGACTCCTCCGAATTCTCCCACTACTGA